The genomic stretch TTATGAATTCTGAATATTAAGCTTTTTCCAAAGTGAACCATTCGGAAAATGGCTTTTGTTGCGATTTTAATTGCTATTTCAGTTGCTTTTACAGTTGTTTCAGCACAAATTGTGCCACTAGTTAATATTTCATCTTATAAGTTTTCATTTATAGGTTTACCAGTTAAAATTTCTGGATTTATTTTTGGGCCTTTTGTTGGTTTATTTGTTGGAATTGTTAGTGATTTTCTTTCTTTACTCTTTATTCCGCCAGCGGGTTATAGTCCTGTTTATACCGCAGCTATTGCTGTTAATGGTGTTGTTTCAGGTATTTTTGGATATTATTTTGTGCAATTCATTCAAAATGCTTTTTCAAAAGATTACCGTCTTGCTGTTATTTCAGCTAAAATTTACCTTTTGAGTGTTAAATATAAAACTGCGATTTTAAAGAATCATCAATATCGTGTTGATTATTTATCAAAAAAGATTTTACATTTATACAACAAACAAAAATATATTACTAATGAATCTTCAAATCGTTTGCTTGCTAATATTTATTTAATTAATGGAGTGATGTTTTTGGTGATAGTTTTAACAATTATCATGACCTATATTTCATTTATTTATGATAAAAATCCAGCAGCATTTAACAATAGCATTGTTAAAAACAAAACCGCTTTATTAGCTCTTATGACATCAGGGATTGGACTTATGGTTTTCTTTATTGTTATTGGACGATTTACTCTCAAATTGGAGCGTTATACTGTTTTAGTACCAATTATTGTTTTCTCCGCTTTCTTAGAACTAATAAATACTCCGCTTCTAGCTTTAGCAGATACTTTATCACTTGATAATGGGAACTTTAAAAATTATTTCTTTTGAGTTTCGCAACATATTTTAACCAACCCTATTAAAATTTGATTTAACATGTTTGTTATTTACTATGCTTACTTAATTGTGCATAAACTCATTAATAAAAATTCACATCTTTCATACTAGGAGGCTCTTAATGGAAAGTAAAACTAGTCTCTTTGCAATTAAAAATATTTTCGCAAAAATTGATAATAATTCAGGGAATGATTTTTTAAGCATTCCCTTTATTCATATTATTAAAGGTGAGAAAACCGCATTTTATATTAATGAAAAAAATGATGTTTTAACTTTTAATAACCTTTTAAAAGTTCTGAAAAATGATAAAAATGCTTCACTTGCTTTTTTTGAAAACTTTGAAGAAGGTAAAGATCGTGAAATTAGAGTAATTAGCGATAAGAAAAATATTAGTAAGAAAATTGCTATTTTTGACACAATGGAAATTATCAATGACGATGATTATAGTGTTTCTTTATTTGAAATTTTAGAAAATGCACGAAAAACACCAGATTCTAAAGAAATTATTAATGAAACTAACTTACTTTTTAATGATTTTGAATTTACTTTTAAAAATACTTTATACAACATCATTAATAAGTACTCTAAAGAAATTATTAATGTTAATCAGGACAAATTAAGAACCGCAAAAATCATTTATAAAAAATTACAAGCTAATCACATTGCAGTTGACGGGGATTACCTAAAATCAGTGTTAGAAGAATTAAATGAATTAGGTGAGGAATATCAAAATGATCTTTTTAGTTTATATTTAGAACTTTTTCAAGAAATTAAAAATAATCACGTCAAACTTTTAGAGAATTACCGTTTTAGTAATACGGTCATTCAAAAACGCTTAATTAAGAATTATATTCGCCGTTTAAATTACATGAAACAAATTAAGCATACTTCAATTAATAAAGTTGAAGCTGATTTGAAAGTTCGTGATTATCAATTTGAAATTGAATATTATAAAAAACATGCCAAAGCAATTAATCATCGGGCAAGTTGATTACTTGATTACTTAATTCGTGGAATTATCAAAGAAATGAGAACTTTAAAGTACAAATTAAAGTTAGTCGATCGTCATTCGTTTGAATTTTTTGAAATTTATAAAGATTATCAAATTAAGCGTAAAGTTTTTAAATTACTGCAATCAAATAAAAATAAATTACTCTTTTTATCACCTGACAAAATTTGAAAATTAAATGGACAATTAAATTCAGAAATCAAACTTTTTATTAACGAAAGTTTTCGTGTTAAAAAAGATGATTCAGAACTTTTTAAACGCAGAAAAATTAAAAATCTAATTCACACACAATTTGATTTTAAAATTGATTTATATTTAAGTGAGTCAAAAGAGCAACAACTTTTAATTGAAGAAAAAATAGCACATTTAAAGAATCAAATTCAGGAATTTTCAAGTAAGCATTTCGAGCAAGTATCTTCTGAGCGTAACATTACTGAAATTCACAATTTTGAACAAAAAATTAAAATGGCCAAAGCAGAACTTCAATGATTAACTTACCGTGAAAGAAATTTATTTAATAGTTTATTAAAAAGTAAAGAAATCAAAATTAAGCGTTTAATTTCTAGTGTTAAAGTTGCTCAAACAGAAATTACTAAGTTACGCAACCAACTTGTTTATTTAAAAAAGACTTATCCAACAATTTTTAGTCATTATGAAAATTTATACAAGCAATTAGAAATTTTTCATAATTTTATTAAAAGAGCGAGTTGGATGACGGACTTTCTAATTCAACTTGCAAACTTTACAACTTCTAAGTTTTCAAGTAATCAAAAAATCATTCGTACCTATAAAACAATTATTAAATTTGTTAATTACATTGAAATTATTTCAATTCCGAAACAAAACTATTTAATCCCTTATAATGATCTTAAACTAGTGGACCGAGCAAAATTAAAATTAATGCAATTTGTACTTGCTAAAACCGAATTACTTTTTGTTAAAGATAATAATTTAATTAACAATGAAGTACGAGCAGAGTTTTTACGTGTTCTTTTTAGAATGTCTGAAAAATATTCATTAAATTTTGCTTTTGTAACAAGTCATGCCGGAGTTATCAAGGAAAACTTTGATCGAATGCACTTTTTCAATAATTATACATTAGTTGAAGGAGGCTTAACTTCTGAGGTTTTTGCAAATCCAATTCATCCAACTGTTAAGGAAATTGTTTTTGAAAAAAAATATACCAAATTAAATACTCGTGATACTAATGAATTTATTTATGATGATATTTTCTTAATCGAAGATAATAATCACTATGTTTATTGTTCGCTTTTACAATTGCAAGTTTGAAGTAATCAAGAACAAGGTCAAATTGATAATTTATCAGAATTAGAAAGTCACGATTATGACGAATTTAATTATGGTAATTTTGAAGATAATGAATTTGTCAGTGTCTTTGAAGGGAAGCAATTTGTTTTAACTGATTCAGTTGATTTAGAAACAAATTTAGAAAAATTCAACCCAGGTTCATTCTATAAAGAGCTTTTAGCTAATCCTGATGAAGAATTTACAGTTGATGAGAATGAAGAATTAGCTTTTTAAGATATAATTTAAAGTAAGGACAGAGGTACTTACTTTAAAAGTAGGTTGAGAAATACTCTTAGAAGCTGATCTAGGTAATGCTAGCGTAGCGAGTCTTCTCATTTTTATTACCTTCCTGTCCGGGAAGGATTTTTTTATGCAAACAAAGAAAAATAAACTAATTAAAAAATTAATTAATTTAGCTTCACTTTCAACATTAACTATTGGTGGAGCAGGAATTGTGTTAAGTTCATGTGTTGACACAAAAAAAGAAACAGTTGCAAAAGTCAAATTACAACTTGCAGCTCCTTATGCAGACGCTGATCAAATTAAAACTAATTTAACTAAATATTTAAATGATTATTTAAAAGTGAATAAAGTTCAAGCAGAAGTTGAACTTATTTTTAGAGATACTGATGATTATTTAAATGTTAAAGATAGTTTACTTAAAGGAGAGATTGATTTTGGATTTGTATCTTCAGGTTCAGCTTACAAATATCAAGCAAGTATGAAGCAAAATGGAATTAAACCGTTAATTCAAACTACAACTCGTCAATTTCAAGGGGATATTACAAATAGTTTCTATGCACAAGCTGACGAAGGTAATTTAAATAGTTTAGAACAAGCTGCTCGTAGCGAAGAAGAATTATTTAATTCTAAACCACGTAGCAATTGAAATTCAGAAGGGCAACTAGGTATGAACTGAAATGGTTCAGTTTATAATGATTTTTATACTAATAATCAAGTTGATTACCAAAGAGGATTGGTTGTGGTTGTTGCTAACGAAGAGGATACAGCAAAAATTGAAAAGGCTTGAAAAGCTAAAGATTTAACTACTTTTGTAAGTTTTGGACTTGGAATTGGAAAAGAATCTTCTGGAAGTAAGTATTTATTACCACAAGCTTTATTTAAAAAACACTTTGGTAGTCAATTTATATCTTTTGCAGATTTAAAAGCCAAAAAAGCGAATATTCTAGAATCAAAACTCAAAAGTATGAATGATCCAAAAACAGCAAATATTCACATTTTCATGGAAAATGAAGGATTTTACGCTTGAAGTAAAGTCAAAAGTGATGATGCATATACACCAAATGCAACTGTCAGAAATGGACAAAAAATTTCATTTTTAACTCTGACAGATCCATTACCTTATAATGTTGGTCTTTTTTCAAAAAATGTCAAGCCAGAAATTGCTAAGGCAATTGCTAATGCATTTGCTCATTTAACACCAGAACAAAATAAATGAGGTGAACAACAAGGATTTGCAGGATATCGTGTAATTGAAAATCCCGATCAAAACTACTGAGCTAAAATAGCTAAAGTTTTTGCAAATGATTAAATTTCAACAAGTTCAATTACAATATAATCAAAAAAATTTAGTTTTGAAAAATATCAATTTAGAATTTCAAAACGGACAAATTATCGGTTTAATTGGGAAAAGTGGTTGTGGAAAAACCACCTTATTAAAAA from Mycoplasmopsis gallopavonis encodes the following:
- a CDS encoding MAG1360 family OppF-related protein, which codes for MESKTSLFAIKNIFAKIDNNSGNDFLSIPFIHIIKGEKTAFYINEKNDVLTFNNLLKVLKNDKNASLAFFENFEEGKDREIRVISDKKNISKKIAIFDTMEIINDDDYSVSLFEILENARKTPDSKEIINETNLLFNDFEFTFKNTLYNIINKYSKEIINVNQDKLRTAKIIYKKLQANHIAVDGDYLKSVLEELNELGEEYQNDLFSLYLELFQEIKNNHVKLLENYRFSNTVIQKRLIKNYIRRLNYMKQIKHTSINKVEADLKVRDYQFEIEYYKKHAKAINHRASWLLDYLIRGIIKEMRTLKYKLKLVDRHSFEFFEIYKDYQIKRKVFKLLQSNKNKLLFLSPDKIWKLNGQLNSEIKLFINESFRVKKDDSELFKRRKIKNLIHTQFDFKIDLYLSESKEQQLLIEEKIAHLKNQIQEFSSKHFEQVSSERNITEIHNFEQKIKMAKAELQWLTYRERNLFNSLLKSKEIKIKRLISSVKVAQTEITKLRNQLVYLKKTYPTIFSHYENLYKQLEIFHNFIKRASWMTDFLIQLANFTTSKFSSNQKIIRTYKTIIKFVNYIEIISIPKQNYLIPYNDLKLVDRAKLKLMQFVLAKTELLFVKDNNLINNEVRAEFLRVLFRMSEKYSLNFAFVTSHAGVIKENFDRMHFFNNYTLVEGGLTSEVFANPIHPTVKEIVFEKKYTKLNTRDTNEFIYDDIFLIEDNNHYVYCSLLQLQVWSNQEQGQIDNLSELESHDYDEFNYGNFEDNEFVSVFEGKQFVLTDSVDLETNLEKFNPGSFYKELLANPDEEFTVDENEELAF
- the cypl gene encoding ABC transporter thiamine pyrophosphate-binding lipoprotein p37/Cypl encodes the protein MQTKKNKLIKKLINLASLSTLTIGGAGIVLSSCVDTKKETVAKVKLQLAAPYADADQIKTNLTKYLNDYLKVNKVQAEVELIFRDTDDYLNVKDSLLKGEIDFGFVSSGSAYKYQASMKQNGIKPLIQTTTRQFQGDITNSFYAQADEGNLNSLEQAARSEEELFNSKPRSNWNSEGQLGMNWNGSVYNDFYTNNQVDYQRGLVVVVANEEDTAKIEKAWKAKDLTTFVSFGLGIGKESSGSKYLLPQALFKKHFGSQFISFADLKAKKANILESKLKSMNDPKTANIHIFMENEGFYAWSKVKSDDAYTPNATVRNGQKISFLTLTDPLPYNVGLFSKNVKPEIAKAIANAFAHLTPEQNKWGEQQGFAGYRVIENPDQNYWAKIAKVFAND